The following are encoded together in the Nitrospinota bacterium genome:
- a CDS encoding class I SAM-dependent methyltransferase: MKPIQNYIPEDSNFLTTDTRKNRWAVPYNHECLNARIDNLLGRQKDAIAGKKILDVGSHMGTFAYAAHRMGAHYIQGIDVENKMVEKCMNLFQGENIPKSACQFEVGDVFDFLESTPANSFDTVFCFGMLYYTSEPLRLLKLMRRVARETVLLDTFTAGYAAVQGKDAASVYPGIKDETLDLPLMIVSLTQPEKKDYRLPESFDYRGKDLSMITLPSRALLEIWFQQLNVQYALLDWSEYCVRSCSFHDLFTPEQKQNSHWSDIYSSGIRVSYRLSTSNEL; this comes from the coding sequence TTGAAACCCATTCAAAACTACATTCCCGAAGACTCCAATTTTTTAACCACCGACACACGAAAAAATCGCTGGGCCGTCCCGTACAATCATGAGTGCTTGAACGCCCGGATTGATAACCTGTTAGGTCGGCAAAAAGACGCGATCGCCGGTAAAAAAATATTGGATGTCGGGTCCCACATGGGAACATTCGCCTACGCGGCGCACCGGATGGGAGCCCATTATATCCAGGGAATCGATGTGGAAAATAAAATGGTCGAAAAATGCATGAATTTGTTTCAGGGCGAAAATATCCCAAAAAGCGCCTGCCAGTTTGAGGTCGGAGACGTGTTCGATTTCCTCGAATCCACCCCCGCAAACAGTTTTGACACGGTGTTCTGTTTTGGGATGCTCTATTACACGTCAGAGCCTTTGCGCTTGCTCAAACTCATGCGCCGTGTCGCCAGGGAAACTGTCCTGCTCGATACCTTCACCGCCGGGTACGCCGCCGTCCAGGGAAAAGACGCCGCCAGTGTTTATCCAGGCATCAAGGATGAAACGCTCGACTTGCCCCTGATGATCGTCTCTTTGACCCAGCCGGAAAAAAAGGATTACCGCCTGCCGGAATCCTTCGACTATCGCGGCAAGGACCTGAGCATGATAACTTTGCCCAGCCGGGCGCTTCTGGAAATCTGGTTTCAGCAACTGAACGTTCAATACGCTCTTCTGGATTGGTCTGAATACTGTGTCCGCTCCTGCTCATTCCACGATCTGTTCACCCCAGAGCAGAAACAGAATTCGCATTGGTCGGATATCTACTCCAGCGGCATCCGCGTCTCCTACCGGTTATCCACAAGTAACGAGCTATGA
- a CDS encoding SEL1-like repeat protein, which translates to MSKNVISAPPSQAASAEFSPGKFSNISLKGLDFLAKGSDATDTELTYQKTDGSLDAISPRDAARWFKDAEMGKPQAQYNVGVVYFKGVGVARNNKEAFKWFQKAAEKGSANGQGFLGIMYENGLGVTQDDEKSVHWYKKAAEQGDRVAQFNLGRMYYFGKGAAKAPEEAAKWFYEVAQSGNDIAQNMMGILFEKGEGVPKDLDISGKWFQQAALRGNEEAQFNLGDRYEHGKGIAKNLEKAVRWYYKAAVKGLDLAQFKLGMMYFNGEGVARDTTEAVKWLCKAAEQGNEEAQEFLEKNNDQSLPNAEEFFDKGHFFFEREDYEEAVSWYLKAAQHDHAEAQFRLGRLHDRGREIVQNFAEAQLWYGRAAELGHAGARYHLGVLHFLGEGVAQDYEKAVSFFEAAARQDIPSAQVFLGMLCEKGKGVRQDFSEAVHWYRKAAESGDDSGQLYLARMYYHGQGIAQDFAQALNWSQSAAAQGNPKAQYDLGRLHYNGQGVRQDYVQAVYWFRKGADEGHDYAQFALGKVYYDGKGVNQNFQEAYCWIEKAAGQGNAGAQNHLGTLFEKGEGVAKDFSQAAKWYAKAAEQGNAQAQDNLGMMYFVGKGVPQDYEKAAEWYRKAAKKGSARTSEELDFLDSSDDRMDPVKVVKFLRKAAREGVARAQNQLGLLYEKGVGVEKSSKQSVSWYLRAAEQGHEDALYNMGRVSCQGTSPDYKTAFGWYLKSAEAGNAEAQYQLGKLYEKGQGVSSQDYLKAFDWYLVAAEKGNSKAQYALGVLYKQGWGVEKNEKNARQWLQRAAEQGSLLAWGALQKMKTCSWM; encoded by the coding sequence ATGAGTAAAAATGTAATTTCCGCACCTCCATCCCAAGCCGCTTCGGCGGAGTTTTCTCCCGGTAAATTTTCCAATATATCGCTTAAGGGTCTGGACTTCCTTGCCAAAGGGAGCGATGCAACCGACACCGAACTGACCTACCAGAAAACCGATGGTTCCCTCGATGCTATCAGCCCCAGGGACGCGGCGCGCTGGTTTAAAGATGCTGAAATGGGCAAGCCGCAGGCGCAATACAATGTCGGCGTGGTTTATTTCAAGGGCGTTGGCGTGGCGCGGAACAACAAGGAGGCGTTTAAATGGTTCCAGAAGGCGGCGGAAAAAGGTTCCGCCAATGGACAGGGCTTCCTCGGCATCATGTATGAAAATGGTTTGGGTGTCACTCAGGATGATGAAAAAAGTGTCCATTGGTACAAAAAGGCGGCAGAGCAGGGGGACCGCGTGGCCCAGTTCAATCTGGGGCGCATGTATTATTTTGGCAAGGGGGCTGCTAAAGCGCCTGAGGAGGCCGCCAAGTGGTTCTATGAAGTGGCTCAATCTGGGAACGATATCGCCCAGAATATGATGGGTATCCTGTTTGAAAAAGGCGAAGGGGTGCCAAAGGATCTGGACATTTCCGGCAAGTGGTTTCAGCAGGCGGCTTTGCGGGGAAATGAAGAAGCCCAGTTTAACCTCGGCGACCGTTACGAACACGGCAAGGGAATCGCCAAAAACCTGGAAAAGGCGGTGCGCTGGTATTACAAGGCGGCAGTCAAGGGCCTGGATCTGGCGCAATTCAAATTGGGCATGATGTATTTTAACGGTGAAGGCGTTGCTAGAGATACCACGGAAGCGGTTAAATGGCTGTGCAAGGCGGCGGAGCAGGGAAATGAAGAAGCTCAGGAATTTTTAGAAAAGAACAACGATCAGTCCCTTCCCAACGCGGAAGAATTTTTTGATAAAGGCCATTTCTTTTTTGAGCGTGAAGATTATGAAGAAGCGGTGTCCTGGTATCTTAAAGCGGCTCAGCACGATCATGCGGAAGCGCAATTTCGTCTGGGGCGATTGCATGATCGTGGTCGGGAAATTGTGCAGAATTTTGCGGAGGCCCAGCTATGGTATGGCAGGGCCGCAGAACTGGGGCATGCCGGGGCCCGGTATCATCTGGGAGTTCTTCATTTTCTGGGAGAAGGCGTTGCTCAGGATTATGAAAAAGCCGTTTCATTTTTTGAGGCGGCGGCCAGACAGGATATTCCGTCAGCGCAAGTGTTTCTGGGTATGCTGTGCGAAAAAGGCAAGGGTGTGCGGCAGGATTTTTCCGAGGCCGTCCACTGGTACCGTAAGGCGGCGGAGTCGGGGGATGATTCTGGTCAGCTTTATTTGGCCAGAATGTATTACCACGGTCAGGGAATAGCTCAGGATTTTGCGCAGGCCTTGAATTGGTCACAAAGTGCGGCGGCACAGGGTAATCCCAAGGCGCAGTACGATCTGGGGCGCTTGCATTATAACGGCCAGGGGGTGCGGCAGGATTATGTGCAAGCCGTTTACTGGTTTCGCAAAGGGGCGGATGAAGGGCATGACTACGCTCAATTTGCATTGGGAAAGGTGTATTACGACGGCAAGGGAGTGAATCAGAATTTTCAGGAAGCCTATTGCTGGATAGAAAAAGCCGCAGGTCAGGGCAATGCCGGGGCGCAGAATCATCTGGGAACCCTGTTTGAAAAAGGAGAAGGCGTTGCCAAGGATTTTTCCCAGGCGGCCAAGTGGTACGCCAAAGCGGCGGAGCAGGGCAACGCCCAGGCTCAGGATAATCTTGGGATGATGTATTTTGTCGGCAAGGGCGTGCCTCAGGATTATGAAAAAGCGGCGGAATGGTATCGAAAGGCGGCAAAGAAAGGGAGTGCGAGAACGAGCGAAGAACTGGATTTTCTGGATTCATCTGATGACCGCATGGACCCTGTCAAGGTCGTCAAATTCTTGCGCAAAGCCGCAAGGGAAGGTGTCGCCCGAGCGCAAAACCAATTGGGACTCCTGTATGAAAAAGGCGTTGGCGTCGAAAAAAGCTCAAAGCAAAGTGTGAGCTGGTACCTCCGCGCTGCAGAACAGGGCCACGAAGACGCTTTGTATAATATGGGACGGGTGTCCTGCCAGGGAACCTCTCCAGACTATAAAACCGCATTTGGCTGGTATTTAAAATCGGCTGAAGCGGGTAATGCGGAAGCCCAGTATCAATTGGGGAAATTGTATGAAAAAGGGCAAGGGGTTTCTTCCCAGGATTATTTAAAAGCATTTGACTGGTATCTGGTTGCGGCGGAAAAAGGGAACTCCAAGGCTCAATATGCTTTGGGTGTCCTGTATAAACAAGGTTGGGGCGTGGAAAAAAATGAAAAAAATGCTCGCCAATGGCTCCAGCGTGCGGCGGAGCAGGGGTCTTTGCTCGCCTGGGGAGCTCTGCAAAAAATGAAAACCTGCTCATGGATGTAA
- a CDS encoding phosphate ABC transporter substrate-binding protein: MKNSFSIYICAVVLGLLAGAAGSSAVYAQERTTKKITIVGSTTLLPIATRAAEQFAAKNNRTVSITVNGGGSGVGVQSTGSGRADIGMASRDITSAEKQRFQKPGLRILVVGRDAVACVVSSEVYSAGVRALSREQIGGIYLGKIKNWKVVGGPDREIVVIDKERHRGTRHVFMKYVFGDEKARAPGARLVTGSNNEEQSKIAQSDSAIGMLSIAWINADVVGVGIREGGEIIEPTLDNVRANRFPISRDLNLVTVGEPMGVVKEFLNFVVSPEGQKIVSESGYIPVHSH, from the coding sequence TTGAAAAATTCGTTTTCTATTTATATATGCGCGGTTGTCCTCGGGCTTTTGGCTGGGGCCGCAGGTTCTTCAGCTGTCTATGCGCAAGAACGGACAACGAAAAAAATAACCATAGTGGGATCGACGACGCTTCTCCCCATCGCTACCCGGGCCGCTGAACAATTCGCGGCGAAAAACAATAGAACGGTTTCCATCACCGTCAATGGCGGCGGGTCGGGCGTTGGGGTGCAATCGACCGGAAGCGGCCGCGCGGATATCGGCATGGCATCGCGGGACATCACCTCCGCAGAAAAGCAACGGTTCCAGAAACCCGGATTGCGTATCCTGGTGGTGGGACGCGATGCGGTGGCTTGTGTGGTTTCCTCGGAAGTTTATTCCGCCGGTGTTCGGGCGTTGTCCAGGGAACAGATCGGCGGCATCTACCTGGGGAAAATAAAAAACTGGAAAGTGGTGGGCGGGCCGGACCGGGAAATCGTGGTGATTGATAAGGAGCGGCATCGGGGTACCCGGCATGTATTTATGAAATATGTATTTGGCGATGAAAAGGCCAGAGCTCCCGGCGCCCGTCTGGTCACCGGATCGAATAATGAAGAGCAAAGCAAAATTGCCCAGAGCGATTCCGCCATCGGCATGCTTTCCATCGCCTGGATCAATGCCGATGTGGTGGGGGTCGGAATTCGTGAGGGGGGTGAAATTATCGAGCCGACACTTGATAATGTTCGCGCCAATCGGTTTCCCATCTCCCGCGACCTGAATTTGGTCACTGTCGGCGAACCTATGGGCGTTGTCAAAGAGTTTTTAAACTTTGTTGTGAGCCCGGAAGGGCAGAAAATTGTTTCCGAGAGCGGTTATATCCCGGTTCATTCGCATTGA
- the pstC gene encoding phosphate ABC transporter permease subunit PstC produces the protein MNRFFRLDFFRVTTAFMALVSLGCIAGLFAFLVVQSVPILVEQKWNFLLGQDWWAGEVYGALPMVYGSCMVTGLALLLALPLAIGGAVFTSEFLPAKRRLWVKALMELFAGIPGIIYGLLGVAFLAGWVKESFGLIDGNTILTAGLLLGIMILPTILTLSEDALHAVPGQYSDTALSLGLTKLQMITSAVLPEALPGIAGAIFLGLGRAMGETIAVMLVIGGLDKIADPWYDLFAPAQSIASKLGREAAEAIGTDLQWSALMALGMTLFLIVMFFTLMGNLLLKRVR, from the coding sequence GTGAATCGTTTTTTCCGTTTGGACTTCTTTCGGGTGACCACAGCATTCATGGCTCTGGTTTCCCTGGGGTGCATTGCCGGGCTTTTTGCTTTTTTGGTCGTACAGAGTGTTCCCATCCTGGTGGAACAAAAATGGAATTTCCTGCTGGGTCAAGACTGGTGGGCGGGAGAGGTGTATGGTGCGTTGCCCATGGTCTACGGGTCCTGCATGGTGACGGGGCTGGCATTGTTGCTGGCCTTGCCCTTGGCGATCGGTGGCGCGGTTTTTACGTCTGAATTTTTGCCAGCGAAACGGCGCTTGTGGGTGAAGGCGCTGATGGAACTTTTTGCGGGTATTCCTGGAATCATTTATGGCCTGCTGGGGGTCGCTTTCCTGGCAGGCTGGGTGAAAGAAAGTTTTGGCCTGATCGACGGCAACACGATTCTGACCGCAGGGCTGTTGCTGGGAATCATGATTCTTCCCACCATCCTGACCTTATCGGAAGATGCTTTACATGCCGTCCCTGGGCAATACAGTGACACTGCTCTGAGTCTGGGATTGACAAAATTGCAGATGATAACCAGCGCCGTGCTTCCTGAGGCTCTGCCGGGAATCGCTGGCGCCATTTTTCTGGGCTTGGGTCGCGCAATGGGTGAGACCATAGCCGTCATGCTGGTCATAGGCGGGCTCGATAAAATTGCCGACCCCTGGTACGACCTGTTTGCTCCAGCTCAAAGTATCGCATCGAAACTGGGACGGGAAGCGGCGGAGGCCATCGGGACGGATTTGCAGTGGAGCGCCTTGATGGCTCTGGGGATGACCCTGTTTTTGATAGTGATGTTTTTTACCCTGATGGGCAACCTGTTGTTGAAAAGAGTACGATGA
- the pstA gene encoding phosphate ABC transporter permease PstA: MILDNLLEKMVQGLLGLLTLFTISILILILGAVLWKGAPALDWEFLSQASTNFGAGGGIFYQMAGTLLLMAGAVIVSLPVALGAALFQTEYLKSERLKKFFRNLIHSLNGMPTILFGLLGYMIFGVTLETGVSWLTGVLILAVMILPTLQVSFQQAVETLPEKYRDAGMALGLSPWAMIRSVIIPQSLFGIVTGVLLGLARAAGETAAIMFTATTFSGILLPRTWTDPVPTLQSHILILAQEALNPEAVAHAWGAGLVLLSLALLLIAGALFCRSRMLMESER, translated from the coding sequence ATGATTCTGGATAATCTGCTGGAAAAAATGGTGCAGGGTTTATTGGGTTTGTTAACCCTTTTCACGATTTCAATTTTGATTCTTATACTGGGTGCGGTGTTGTGGAAAGGCGCTCCCGCTCTCGACTGGGAGTTTCTCAGCCAGGCGTCCACAAATTTTGGCGCCGGGGGGGGAATTTTTTATCAGATGGCAGGAACTCTGCTATTAATGGCCGGTGCGGTGATCGTCAGTTTGCCGGTCGCATTGGGGGCGGCCCTGTTTCAGACAGAGTATTTAAAATCCGAGCGGCTCAAAAAATTTTTTCGGAACCTGATTCACTCGCTCAATGGCATGCCGACAATTCTTTTTGGCTTGCTGGGCTATATGATTTTTGGGGTGACTCTGGAGACGGGCGTGTCCTGGCTGACAGGAGTTTTGATTTTGGCGGTGATGATCCTGCCGACCTTGCAGGTGAGTTTTCAGCAGGCGGTTGAAACGCTGCCGGAAAAATACCGGGATGCGGGGATGGCGCTGGGGTTGAGCCCTTGGGCGATGATCCGTTCCGTCATCATTCCCCAGAGTCTGTTTGGCATCGTCACCGGAGTGCTATTGGGGCTGGCGCGGGCGGCGGGGGAAACGGCGGCCATCATGTTCACCGCCACGACGTTTTCAGGGATTTTACTTCCCCGTACATGGACCGATCCGGTGCCCACTCTGCAGAGCCACATCCTTATACTTGCGCAGGAGGCCCTGAACCCGGAAGCGGTGGCCCATGCCTGGGGAGCGGGGTTGGTGTTATTGAGTCTGGCATTGCTATTGATTGCAGGTGCTCTATTCTGTCGAAGCAGGATGCTGATGGAGTCGGAACGATGA
- a CDS encoding phosphate ABC transporter ATP-binding protein → MNKLSPAIEIQKASISYNGKPVLADLDMVVPEKTAVGVIGPSGSGKSTLLRTLCRMNDRIFGFHVQGRIRVGGGDIYEKGVDVYQLRRNVGMVFQAPCVFPKSIFENAVFALKRLSPHLKKEFPQIAEQTLRDVFLWEEVKDRLHKPASTLSLGQQQRLVIARSLTIQPEILLMDEPTSSLDPKSSAAIEALIVSLKSRHTIVLVTHNLSQAQRITDDLIFLHQGRIRESGSTAEMFENPSCPETRDYLNRLTDVEFV, encoded by the coding sequence ATGAACAAATTATCACCTGCCATTGAAATACAGAAAGCCAGTATTTCTTATAACGGCAAACCGGTGCTTGCGGATCTTGATATGGTAGTCCCCGAAAAAACCGCCGTAGGGGTCATCGGTCCATCAGGCTCCGGTAAATCCACCTTGTTGCGCACGCTTTGCCGGATGAACGATCGGATTTTTGGGTTTCACGTCCAGGGTCGGATTCGGGTGGGCGGTGGTGACATTTACGAGAAGGGGGTCGATGTTTATCAATTACGGCGCAACGTTGGGATGGTGTTTCAAGCCCCTTGTGTGTTTCCCAAAAGTATATTTGAGAATGCTGTTTTTGCCTTGAAGCGTCTCAGCCCTCATCTCAAGAAAGAATTTCCGCAAATTGCGGAGCAAACGTTACGAGACGTATTTTTGTGGGAGGAGGTCAAGGACCGCTTGCATAAACCCGCTTCCACCCTGTCTCTCGGCCAGCAACAACGGCTGGTCATCGCCCGGTCCCTGACCATTCAGCCTGAAATTCTGTTGATGGACGAACCAACTTCCTCTCTCGACCCAAAATCCTCTGCGGCTATCGAGGCGTTGATCGTTTCTCTAAAATCCCGGCACACGATCGTGCTGGTAACCCACAATCTCTCCCAGGCACAACGGATCACCGATGATTTGATATTTCTGCATCAAGGAAGAATCCGGGAATCAGGAAGCACCGCCGAAATGTTTGAAAACCCTTCCTGTCCAGAAACCAGGGACTATCTGAATCGCCTTACGGATGTTGAATTTGTCTGA
- a CDS encoding tetratricopeptide repeat protein — translation MKKSKEIDSSRSGYVSLAELADELRKKNPGMMKKVEALQVPETSFSKIIEDIYDLLPYSWNDLESFEHGVEQIIAGNFVLAIDTLKNLAQQNPDCYPAHHLLGFAFGCLQKYKQEMECYRKAARIRPDYPQVYIDMAMSYWVQGKEKKSFSEFKRVIPLSPDFSTVEFWLQLIFERLERNKIITRSRKSEELESKRAMAYGSCLLGVAYIEYGQHIAARHAFKKAVTLLPDFAEAQYQLGSIHIKRLRNPKRAEKYLERAEQLFLQQGDLQRASLVHQLGQPDEKVADSGKAAEEWLKEGLRLQQLERYQGAVDAYKMAIKYQPNFVDAFYNLGVAYGSLEDSGLELIHKAIWAFKQVIQIKPDFIHAYSALGASYIKQKEYDEALKILTNALVLEPKESSIFYYLGVASRLTGNNQGAVGYFKDAVNLNPGSVQSNFYLGLTLMEVERYAEACEVFEALVQVKPDFADVHFMLGNLYTEKIKDSDKAVTHLKKAEKLFVKLDDNPRLSHVRQILAHHHV, via the coding sequence GTGAAAAAAAGCAAGGAAATCGATTCATCGCGATCGGGTTATGTTTCGCTGGCAGAGTTGGCCGACGAATTGCGCAAGAAGAACCCCGGCATGATGAAAAAAGTGGAAGCTTTGCAGGTTCCAGAAACATCTTTTTCGAAAATTATAGAAGATATTTATGATTTGCTCCCTTATTCCTGGAACGATTTGGAATCCTTTGAACATGGAGTGGAGCAAATTATTGCTGGAAATTTTGTGCTCGCGATTGATACGCTAAAAAACCTTGCACAGCAAAATCCCGATTGTTACCCGGCCCATCATCTCCTGGGGTTCGCTTTCGGGTGTCTGCAAAAATACAAACAGGAAATGGAATGTTATAGGAAGGCTGCAAGAATTCGCCCGGACTATCCCCAGGTTTATATTGACATGGCCATGTCCTACTGGGTGCAGGGGAAAGAAAAAAAATCTTTTTCCGAGTTCAAGCGAGTGATTCCTCTATCGCCGGATTTTTCAACCGTGGAGTTCTGGCTGCAATTAATTTTCGAACGGTTGGAGCGAAATAAAATTATAACCAGATCACGCAAAAGTGAGGAGCTGGAATCGAAACGGGCAATGGCTTATGGGAGTTGCTTGTTGGGCGTTGCCTATATTGAATATGGACAACACATCGCCGCGAGACACGCCTTCAAAAAAGCGGTTACCCTTTTGCCGGATTTTGCAGAAGCGCAATACCAGTTGGGGTCGATTCATATCAAAAGACTCCGCAACCCCAAACGGGCGGAGAAATACCTTGAACGGGCGGAACAGCTTTTTCTTCAGCAGGGGGATCTGCAACGAGCCAGCCTGGTTCATCAACTCGGCCAACCGGATGAAAAGGTTGCTGATAGCGGCAAGGCCGCTGAGGAATGGTTGAAGGAGGGATTGCGGCTTCAGCAATTGGAAAGGTATCAGGGCGCTGTGGACGCTTACAAGATGGCCATCAAGTATCAGCCTAATTTTGTGGACGCATTCTACAATTTAGGGGTCGCGTATGGCAGCCTCGAAGATTCCGGATTGGAATTGATCCATAAAGCCATCTGGGCGTTCAAGCAGGTGATTCAAATCAAACCGGATTTTATTCACGCCTATTCCGCTTTGGGTGCATCCTATATTAAGCAGAAGGAATATGATGAAGCTTTGAAAATTCTCACCAATGCCCTGGTTCTGGAACCAAAAGAATCGAGTATCTTTTATTATCTTGGGGTGGCAAGCCGCTTGACGGGAAACAATCAGGGGGCGGTGGGATATTTTAAAGATGCTGTCAACCTCAATCCCGGTTCGGTGCAGTCAAATTTTTATCTGGGTTTGACCTTGATGGAAGTGGAGAGATATGCGGAGGCTTGTGAGGTCTTCGAGGCATTGGTGCAGGTCAAGCCTGATTTTGCCGATGTCCATTTTATGCTGGGAAATTTATACACGGAAAAGATCAAAGACTCAGACAAGGCCGTTACCCACCTTAAAAAAGCGGAGAAGCTTTTTGTTAAATTGGACGACAATCCTCGTCTCTCCCATGTTCGGCAGATATTAGCCCACCATCATGTTTGA
- a CDS encoding peroxidase-related enzyme (This protein belongs to a clade of uncharacterized proteins related to peroxidases such as the alkylhydroperoxidase AhpD.), protein MFRIESVAEDAAEGSVKAIYDELRDSMGIVPNVLKVLSLWPEGLELYTALVKTTMLANTKLTRAVKEMIASTVSKINQCDYCLGHHKNFMTQYGISSEISEQIVNDPQAAEISDGEKKLLAYVEKVTRHAYKVSDADVEELKKIGWTHEQILEATLVAALFNAINRFADALGVQPEA, encoded by the coding sequence ATGTTTAGAATTGAATCGGTAGCGGAGGATGCGGCGGAAGGTAGCGTCAAGGCAATTTACGACGAGCTGAGAGATTCCATGGGCATTGTGCCCAACGTTTTGAAAGTTTTGAGCCTTTGGCCGGAGGGACTGGAATTATATACGGCGCTGGTAAAAACGACGATGCTGGCCAATACCAAACTGACCCGGGCCGTTAAAGAGATGATCGCGTCCACTGTCTCGAAGATAAACCAATGCGATTATTGTTTGGGACATCACAAAAATTTTATGACTCAATATGGAATTTCCTCTGAAATTTCAGAACAGATTGTGAACGATCCGCAAGCGGCGGAAATATCCGACGGAGAAAAAAAGTTGCTTGCCTATGTGGAAAAGGTCACTCGTCATGCCTACAAGGTTTCAGATGCGGACGTTGAGGAATTAAAAAAAATTGGCTGGACGCATGAACAAATTCTGGAGGCGACCTTGGTTGCCGCCTTGTTTAACGCCATCAACCGGTTTGCGGATGCCCTTGGAGTCCAGCCCGAAGCATGA
- a CDS encoding DUF3179 domain-containing protein: MFFPKKSNKAFFLRIILAACAVFFLSGFDYSRHSIPVNEIFSGGPPKDGIPSLDKPLFTTADQAEGYLQDEDRVLGLTRNGQAKAYPIKILNWHEIVNDKIGKQPVVVTFCPLCGTGMVFDAKVNGQSLTFGVSGLLYQSDMLLYDRKTESLWSQIKTEAVTGPLTGARLKLLSSTQTSWGQWKKKYPQTLVLSQKTGFHRDYDRDPYRGYAISEQLMFRVKNRNSDFHPKERVIGVDFDGTVKAYPFSELAKAKQPVQDKLNGTPVTVTFDKKSQTAVIRDAKGNEIPSVVGFWFAWFTFHPDTDIFRKSQ; encoded by the coding sequence ATGTTTTTCCCTAAGAAATCAAACAAAGCCTTCTTCCTAAGAATAATTTTAGCGGCATGCGCGGTTTTTTTTCTTTCAGGGTTCGACTATTCCAGACACAGCATTCCCGTGAATGAAATATTTTCAGGCGGGCCTCCCAAAGACGGAATCCCTTCCCTCGATAAACCTCTGTTTACAACAGCCGATCAGGCTGAAGGTTATTTGCAGGATGAAGATCGTGTGCTGGGTTTGACAAGAAACGGTCAAGCCAAAGCCTATCCCATCAAAATCCTCAACTGGCATGAGATCGTTAATGATAAAATAGGCAAGCAGCCGGTCGTGGTTACGTTTTGCCCTTTATGCGGTACGGGCATGGTGTTCGACGCTAAAGTTAATGGACAGAGCCTGACCTTCGGCGTTTCCGGTTTACTCTACCAGAGCGATATGTTGCTTTACGACCGCAAGACTGAAAGTCTGTGGTCGCAAATCAAGACAGAAGCGGTGACCGGCCCGTTGACGGGCGCCCGGTTAAAACTTTTATCTTCCACACAAACCTCTTGGGGACAATGGAAGAAAAAATATCCGCAAACCCTTGTTCTTTCACAGAAGACGGGTTTTCACAGGGATTATGACCGTGACCCCTACCGGGGATATGCCATCAGCGAACAGCTGATGTTCAGGGTGAAAAACAGGAACAGCGACTTCCACCCCAAGGAGCGAGTGATTGGCGTGGATTTTGACGGGACCGTCAAGGCCTATCCGTTTTCAGAACTGGCAAAAGCCAAACAGCCGGTGCAGGATAAATTGAATGGCACTCCGGTAACGGTTACTTTCGATAAAAAATCGCAAACCGCCGTGATCCGGGATGCTAAAGGAAATGAAATTCCTTCCGTGGTCGGGTTTTGGTTCGCGTGGTTTACTTTTCACCCGGACACCGATATCTTCAGAAAAAGTCAGTGA